The following are from one region of the Synechococcus sp. CBW1108 genome:
- the psaB gene encoding photosystem I core protein PsaB: MATKFPSFSQGLAQDPTTRRIWYGIATAHDFESHDGMTEERLYQKLFSTHFGHLAIIGLWVSGNLFHIAWQGNFEQWVADPLHIRPIAHAIWDPHFGQGAIAAFTQAGASSPVNIAYSGLYHWWYTIGMRTNAELYQGSIFMMILSAWALFAGWLHLQPKFRPSLAWFKNAESRLNHHLAVLFGFSSIAWTGHLVHVAIPEARGQHVGWDNFLSVLPHPAGLAPFFTGNWGVYAQNPDTVYQQFGAAEGSGTAILTFLGGFHPQSEALWLTDIAHHHLAIGCLFVIAGHMYRTNFGIGHSIREILEAHNPPKGTPFGGALGAGHKGLYDTINNSLHFQLGLALAALGVVTSLVAQHMYAMPSYAFIAKDYTTQAALYTHHQYIAIFLMCGAFAHGAIFFIRDYDPEANKDNVLARMLEHKEAIISHLSWVSLFLGFHTLGLYVHNDVVVAFGTPEKQILVEPVFAQFVQAASGKAMYGMDVLLSNSASAASTASAVYLPGWIDAINGGNDLFLQIGPGDFLVHHAIALGLHTTTLILVKGALDARGSKLMPDKKDFGYAFPCDGPGRGGTCDISAWDSFYLSVFWALNTVGWVTFYWHWKHLAIWQGNVAQFNESSTYLMGWFRDYLWLNSSQLINGYNPFGSNNLAVWSWMFLFGHLVWATGFMFLISWRGYWQELIETIVWAHQRTPLANLVGWRDKPVALSIVQARVVGLAHFTIGYILTYAAFLIASTSGKFG; the protein is encoded by the coding sequence GCCACGACGGCATGACCGAGGAGCGGCTTTACCAAAAGCTGTTCTCCACCCACTTCGGTCATCTGGCCATCATTGGCCTCTGGGTTTCGGGCAACCTGTTCCATATCGCCTGGCAGGGCAACTTTGAGCAGTGGGTCGCCGATCCGCTGCACATCCGTCCCATCGCGCATGCGATCTGGGATCCCCACTTCGGCCAGGGCGCCATTGCCGCCTTTACCCAGGCGGGCGCCTCCTCTCCGGTGAACATTGCCTATTCCGGTCTGTACCACTGGTGGTACACGATCGGCATGCGCACCAATGCCGAGCTGTATCAGGGTTCCATCTTCATGATGATCCTGTCGGCCTGGGCCCTGTTTGCCGGCTGGCTCCATCTCCAGCCCAAGTTCAGGCCTTCTTTGGCCTGGTTCAAGAACGCTGAATCCCGGCTCAACCACCACCTGGCTGTGCTGTTTGGCTTCAGCTCGATCGCCTGGACTGGTCACCTGGTTCACGTGGCCATTCCCGAGGCCCGCGGTCAGCACGTCGGGTGGGACAACTTCCTCTCGGTACTGCCCCATCCAGCTGGCCTGGCTCCTTTCTTCACCGGCAACTGGGGCGTCTACGCCCAGAATCCCGACACTGTTTATCAGCAGTTCGGAGCGGCTGAAGGCTCCGGCACGGCGATCCTCACCTTCCTAGGTGGCTTCCACCCCCAATCTGAAGCCCTCTGGCTCACGGACATCGCCCATCACCACCTGGCGATTGGCTGTCTGTTCGTGATTGCCGGTCACATGTACCGCACCAACTTCGGGATCGGTCACTCGATCCGGGAGATTCTCGAGGCCCATAATCCGCCCAAGGGAACCCCCTTTGGTGGGGCCCTGGGTGCAGGTCACAAGGGTCTCTACGACACCATCAACAACTCCCTGCACTTCCAGCTCGGTCTGGCCTTGGCAGCGTTGGGTGTGGTCACCAGTCTGGTGGCACAGCATATGTATGCCATGCCGTCCTACGCGTTCATCGCCAAGGATTACACCACCCAGGCTGCTCTTTATACCCATCACCAGTACATCGCCATCTTCCTGATGTGCGGTGCTTTCGCCCACGGTGCGATCTTCTTCATCCGGGATTACGACCCTGAAGCCAACAAGGACAACGTGTTGGCACGGATGCTTGAGCACAAGGAAGCCATCATCAGTCACCTGAGTTGGGTATCCCTGTTCCTCGGTTTCCACACCCTTGGTCTCTACGTCCACAACGATGTGGTTGTGGCCTTCGGTACTCCTGAGAAGCAGATCTTGGTGGAACCCGTCTTTGCCCAGTTCGTCCAAGCCGCTTCCGGCAAGGCGATGTACGGCATGGATGTGTTGCTATCTAATTCCGCATCCGCAGCTAGCACCGCCAGTGCGGTTTATCTGCCCGGTTGGATCGACGCCATCAATGGTGGCAACGACCTGTTCCTGCAGATTGGCCCTGGTGACTTCTTGGTACACCACGCCATCGCTCTGGGTCTGCACACCACCACCTTGATTTTGGTCAAGGGTGCCCTGGATGCTCGGGGTTCCAAGCTGATGCCCGATAAAAAGGACTTCGGCTACGCCTTCCCCTGCGACGGCCCCGGCCGTGGCGGCACCTGTGATATCTCTGCCTGGGATTCCTTCTACCTGTCGGTTTTCTGGGCCCTGAACACGGTGGGTTGGGTGACCTTCTACTGGCACTGGAAGCACCTTGCCATCTGGCAGGGCAACGTGGCCCAGTTCAACGAATCCAGCACCTATCTGATGGGCTGGTTCCGTGATTATCTGTGGCTCAACTCCTCCCAGCTGATCAATGGTTACAACCCCTTTGGCAGCAACAACCTGGCCGTTTGGTCCTGGATGTTCCTGTTTGGTCACCTGGTGTGGGCTACGGGCTTCATGTTCCTGATCTCCTGGAGGGGTTACTGGCAGGAGCTGATCGAAACCATCGTCTGGGCCCATCAACGCACCCCGCTTGCCAATCTGGTGGGCTGGCGCGATAAGCCCGTCGCTCTTTCGATCGTTCAAGCCCGTGTGGTGGGTCTGGCCCACTTCACCATCGGTTATATCCTCACCTATGCGGCATTCCTGATCGCATCTACCTCGGGCAAGTTCGGCTAG
- a CDS encoding photosystem I reaction center subunit XI, which yields MTVTPVADPCVGNLATPVNSSYFSRAFLNALPAYRPSLSPNRRGLEVGMAHGFFLYGPFAICGPLRLTEYASTAGLLASIGLVSILTICLSIYGTAGNGPNIQPADATIDNPPADLFTKAGWAEFASGFWLGGCGGAAFAWFLAGTAIVAPLVNIAGGVWSVG from the coding sequence ATGACCGTGACTCCCGTGGCCGACCCCTGCGTCGGCAATCTGGCAACCCCTGTCAACAGCAGCTACTTCTCGCGGGCGTTTCTGAACGCTCTGCCGGCCTACCGGCCCTCCCTCTCGCCAAACCGCCGCGGGCTGGAAGTGGGCATGGCCCATGGCTTCTTCCTATATGGCCCGTTTGCAATCTGTGGTCCGCTCCGGCTCACCGAATACGCCAGCACCGCCGGGCTACTGGCCAGCATCGGCCTGGTTTCGATCCTGACAATCTGCCTTTCGATCTACGGCACCGCTGGCAACGGCCCCAACATCCAGCCTGCGGATGCCACGATCGACAATCCTCCCGCCGACCTGTTCACCAAGGCGGGCTGGGCTGAGTTTGCCAGTGGTTTCTGGCTAGGTGGCTGTGGCGGCGCCGCCTTCGCCTGGTTCCTGGCCGGCACGGCCATCGTGGCCCCACTGGTCAATATCGCCGGTGGAGTTTGGAGCGTGGGCTGA
- a CDS encoding photosystem I reaction center subunit VIII has product MTGEFAAAWLPSVLVPLVGILGPAVAMALLFNVIEARD; this is encoded by the coding sequence ATGACTGGAGAATTCGCTGCCGCCTGGCTGCCATCGGTGCTTGTTCCGCTTGTTGGGATCCTCGGCCCAGCCGTGGCCATGGCCCTGCTGTTCAACGTGATCGAAGCCCGCGACTGA
- a CDS encoding glycosyltransferase family 2 protein encodes MTQPRQKPPELSVVVPLYNEEESVSQLAEQILAVVRPLGLNFELVLVDDGSKDNTPNLLSGLAAQVPELVAVLLRRNYGQTAAMAAGFDASSGAVIVTLDGDLQNDPADIPLLLKELNQGFDLVSGWRHQRQDGAIKRLLPSLIANRLIAQVTGVQLHDYGCSLKAYRREVVSDLNLYGELHRFLPALAFIEGARISEVKVSHHPRLYGKSKYGLDRTFRVLMDLLTVWFMKRFLTRPMHVFGFGGLAAMGLGVVIGLWLVGEKLLLGADIGDRPLLLMALLSFLTGVQLFCFGLLAELQMRTYHESQGRPIYRVRATLRDTAGAGMD; translated from the coding sequence ATGACCCAGCCACGGCAAAAGCCCCCGGAGCTTTCCGTGGTGGTCCCCCTCTACAACGAGGAGGAGAGTGTGAGCCAGCTGGCCGAGCAGATCCTGGCGGTAGTGCGTCCGCTTGGCCTGAATTTCGAACTGGTGCTCGTCGACGACGGCTCCAAGGACAACACCCCAAACCTGCTCAGCGGGCTCGCGGCCCAGGTTCCCGAGCTCGTAGCCGTGCTGCTGCGCCGCAACTACGGCCAGACAGCCGCCATGGCCGCAGGCTTTGACGCCAGCAGCGGGGCCGTGATCGTCACCCTCGATGGTGATCTCCAAAACGATCCAGCCGACATCCCCCTGCTGCTCAAAGAACTCAACCAAGGCTTCGACCTGGTGAGTGGCTGGCGCCACCAGCGCCAGGACGGCGCCATCAAACGTCTGCTGCCAAGCCTGATCGCCAACCGCCTGATTGCCCAGGTGACCGGCGTGCAGCTGCACGACTACGGCTGCTCCCTCAAGGCCTATCGACGGGAGGTGGTGAGTGACCTCAACCTCTACGGCGAACTACACCGTTTCCTGCCCGCCCTGGCCTTTATCGAAGGGGCCCGGATCAGTGAGGTGAAAGTAAGCCACCACCCCCGGCTCTATGGGAAAAGCAAATACGGACTGGATCGCACCTTCCGAGTGTTGATGGACCTGCTGACGGTGTGGTTCATGAAGCGCTTCCTGACCAGACCGATGCATGTGTTCGGCTTCGGAGGGCTTGCCGCCATGGGCCTGGGTGTGGTGATCGGGCTCTGGCTGGTGGGCGAAAAGCTGCTGCTGGGGGCCGACATCGGCGATCGTCCCCTACTGCTGATGGCCCTGCTTAGTTTTCTTACCGGGGTGCAGCTCTTTTGCTTCGGCCTGCTGGCCGAGCTGCAGATGCGTACTTACCACGAGAGTCAGGGACGGCCGATCTACCGGGTGCGCGCCACCCTGCGGGACACGGCCGGCGCCGGCATGGATTGA
- a CDS encoding C40 family peptidase, protein MHLASGTPAAPEWLKPGTIWRLTAPLNLYSQPTGAGLATQAWEGRQLQILAPTAAGGPGQRLRVRLLEDGYPGWIGSSALLGHALAGQRQPGRGLHRCAILQRLERVLAFANSAQHRPNRYLWGGSLGPDYDCSGLVQRAYASAGIWIPRDAYLQERFCQPVGVQPGQSQLLLPGDLIFFGSPQRCSHVGLHLGGGSYLHSSGQAHGRNGIGIDTISPHNPHPVARHYLGELRGAGRVMHSHGGSPMTA, encoded by the coding sequence ATGCACCTGGCCAGCGGCACCCCAGCAGCGCCCGAATGGCTCAAACCCGGCACCATCTGGCGCCTCACCGCCCCGCTGAACCTCTACAGCCAGCCGACAGGAGCGGGACTGGCCACCCAGGCCTGGGAAGGCCGGCAGCTGCAGATCCTTGCTCCCACCGCAGCCGGGGGTCCTGGCCAGCGGCTGCGGGTGCGCCTGCTTGAGGACGGCTACCCCGGCTGGATTGGCAGCAGCGCCCTGCTGGGGCATGCCCTGGCCGGTCAACGGCAGCCAGGGCGAGGCCTGCACCGCTGCGCCATTCTGCAGAGACTGGAGAGGGTTTTAGCCTTCGCCAACAGCGCCCAGCACCGGCCCAATCGCTACCTCTGGGGTGGCAGCCTGGGGCCCGACTACGACTGCTCCGGCCTGGTGCAGCGCGCTTATGCCAGCGCAGGGATCTGGATCCCGCGTGACGCCTACCTGCAGGAGCGATTCTGCCAACCCGTAGGAGTGCAACCTGGCCAGAGCCAGCTGCTGCTGCCTGGTGATCTGATCTTTTTTGGCAGCCCCCAGCGCTGCAGCCATGTGGGCCTACACCTGGGCGGGGGCTCCTATCTGCACAGTTCTGGCCAGGCCCACGGCCGCAACGGGATCGGCATCGACACCATCTCTCCCCACAACCCCCACCCGGTGGCGCGCCACTATTTGGGGGAGCTGCGCGGAGCCGGGCGGGTGATGCACAGCCATGGCGGCAGCCCAATGACCGCCTAG
- a CDS encoding serine hydrolase, translating into MAFYSPDPAMGQILADLVRALELDGRSGLASQLSITWLRYDQPLIGRAAQLAPQQFWALPVQGASWAGDRLRYPASVVKLVYLIAAEAWRQADLLADTPELRLALGDMIRDSCNDATALVLDLLTGTTSGPSLPPRRMAQWVEQRQLVNCWLAELDWPELQGCNACQKTWGDGPYGRERDFYGSELENRNRLSTDAVARLLQAVMASALLSPPACARMRALLARSLDPALRAADPENQVDGFVGAGLPPGSSLWSKAGWMSLARHDAAYVELENCPPMLLVVFSEGRDCAADERLLPEIAAQLVRASRP; encoded by the coding sequence ATGGCGTTCTACAGCCCCGATCCGGCGATGGGCCAGATCCTGGCCGATCTGGTGAGGGCCCTGGAGCTCGATGGCCGCTCGGGCTTGGCCTCGCAGCTCTCGATCACCTGGCTGCGTTACGATCAGCCGTTGATCGGCCGGGCAGCCCAGCTGGCCCCGCAGCAGTTCTGGGCCCTGCCGGTGCAGGGTGCCAGCTGGGCCGGAGACCGGCTGCGCTATCCCGCCAGTGTGGTGAAGCTGGTCTATCTGATCGCGGCGGAGGCCTGGCGGCAGGCCGATCTGCTGGCAGACACCCCCGAGCTGCGGCTGGCCCTGGGGGACATGATCAGGGATTCCTGTAACGATGCCACCGCCTTGGTGCTGGACCTGCTCACCGGCACCACCAGTGGTCCCTCCCTGCCCCCGCGGCGCATGGCCCAGTGGGTGGAGCAGCGTCAACTGGTGAATTGCTGGCTGGCCGAGCTCGACTGGCCGGAATTGCAGGGCTGTAACGCTTGCCAGAAAACCTGGGGGGATGGCCCCTACGGCCGGGAGCGGGATTTCTATGGCTCCGAACTGGAGAACCGCAATCGCCTCAGCACCGATGCGGTGGCCCGGTTACTGCAGGCTGTGATGGCCTCGGCGTTGCTCTCGCCGCCGGCCTGTGCCCGGATGCGCGCCCTGCTGGCTCGCAGCCTGGATCCGGCCCTGCGCGCGGCCGATCCGGAAAATCAGGTGGATGGTTTCGTCGGCGCCGGACTCCCCCCGGGCTCAAGCCTGTGGAGCAAGGCTGGTTGGATGAGTTTGGCCAGGCACGATGCGGCCTACGTGGAGCTGGAGAACTGCCCTCCCATGCTGCTTGTGGTGTTTAGTGAGGGCCGTGATTGCGCCGCAGATGAACGCCTGCTGCCTGAAATTGCCGCCCAGCTGGTCAGGGCAAGTAGGCCATAG
- a CDS encoding helix-turn-helix transcriptional regulator has product MLIDLKEAIRATRLSKLTVYRPMNEGCFPKHLNLGGNCRRW; this is encoded by the coding sequence ATGCTAATTGACTTAAAGGAGGCTATACGTGCCACAAGATTGTCAAAATTAACTGTCTACAGGCCCATGAATGAGGGATGTTTCCCAAAGCATCTGAATCTTGGGGGCAACTGCCGACGATGGTGA
- a CDS encoding transposase: protein MNRLRWWLVSGAGITWSLRIGTRVSSTHPTGQRACRRPANFIVGGHEPTNNAAERALRQSVIQRKISHGVQSASGAICRSRLLTVTTTLRQQGRDVWEFLEQAWISHHRGGVMPSLLSDP, encoded by the coding sequence ATGAACAGATTGCGTTGGTGGCTTGTCAGTGGTGCCGGCATCACCTGGTCCCTGCGCATCGGCACCAGGGTCTCCAGCACTCACCCCACCGGCCAACGAGCTTGTCGCCGACCGGCCAACTTCATTGTCGGCGGACACGAGCCCACCAACAACGCCGCAGAGCGTGCGCTGCGCCAGTCGGTGATTCAGCGCAAGATCAGTCACGGCGTCCAATCAGCCAGCGGTGCCATCTGCCGCAGCCGCCTGCTCACAGTCACCACCACCCTTAGGCAACAGGGGCGGGATGTCTGGGAGTTCCTCGAGCAGGCCTGGATCTCCCATCACCGCGGTGGGGTGATGCCGTCACTGCTGAGCGATCCCTGA